A genomic window from Dermacentor silvarum isolate Dsil-2018 chromosome 9, BIME_Dsil_1.4, whole genome shotgun sequence includes:
- the LOC119464005 gene encoding solute carrier family 22 member 7: MDLLLPQRLVGVDLRTSESFDCEEGFGHGPFQKRMLLLILLGAFLLKCQTIVVSVVTGDVDHWCKPLAGFNVSAADWKNIAIPIEADGRFSRCRVYERCKPPAELSNSVEREQSDAGTAVAGRWYNKCFLSELEPQDSNDTRDAPCEEWDYDVRTAETSAVSYWNLVCHRRFLPATLVTLQNTGAVVALVLLGAFVDYVGRRVLLLGSAIAVVTCTVCTLVATSYVHYAVARFITTVHVAVQMVFAFLIPFEVMTHTHRPHQVLFLAVMGSALCEVWIVIIKSIVIDWRLKQAIFLAPTALLLPVLFTARESPRWLVAKGRMDAAEVVMMEGAKTNNFPIAVTACLVGKLSERIQNRASQEGADTDDLIDCHSLRRRALAMFSICFSMSFIFYVNAFSTAQWRGFWISGLTIIVMLFTYAAMHFLMTGVALITVLSSCFVLMGVIQCAMSITAGAGLVTITKALVVLSKGASSVIFVHCFTYVAELFPTAVRGGALCWAFASGRAAAVCASVTSVLKPTGRDDVVFAMAGLLLFTCLLIIRALPRTTVVEEAKIVARHATDATRISMDHMKRTLERQARQKTVKTAISESSKSSGKKSRKRSGNNSPGSSKTPR, from the coding sequence ATGGACCTCTTGCTCCCTCAGCGACTGGTCGGCGTTGATCTCCGAACAAGCGAGTCCTTTGACTGCGAAGAAGGCTTCGGCCACGGGCCCTTCCAGAAGAGGATGCTCCTACTGATTCTTCTGGGAGCCTTCTTGCTTAAATGCCAAACCATCGTGGTGTCCGTCGTCACCGGTGATGTCGACCATTGGTGCAAGCCGCTCGCCGGATTCAACGTCTCTGCAGCCGATTGGAAGAATATTGCCATACCGATCGAGGCCGATGGACGCTTCAGCCGCTGCCGCGTCTACGAACGCTGCAAGCCACCCGCAGAACTCAGCAATTCCGTTGAGCGCGAGCAGAGTGATGCTGGAACTGCTGTTGCCGGCCGGTGGTACAACAAATGCTTCCTCAGCGAACTTGAGCCCCAAGACAGCAACGACACACGCGACGCGCCCTGTGAAGAGTGGGACTAcgacgttcggacggccgagacTAGTGCCGTGAGCTATTGGAACCTGGTGTGCCACCGACGTTTCCTGCCTGCCACCCTTGTTACCCTGCAGAACACCGGTGCCGTGGTTGCCCTTGTCTTGCTCGGAGCCTTCGTAGACTACGTCGGCAGAAGAGTTTTGCTCCTCGGCTCCGCTATAGCGGTGGTGACCTGCACGGTATGCACTTTGGTGGCGACAAGTTACGTACATTACGCTGTGGCACGTTTCATTACCACTGTCCATGTCGCCGTACAAATGGTTTTCGCCTTCCTGATCCCATTCGAGGTGATGACGCACACGCACAGGCCACACCAGGTCCTGTTCCTGGCGGTTATGGGTTCGGCATTGTGCGAAGTTTGGATCGTCATTATCAAATCTATTGTCATCGACTGGCGCTTGAAGCAGGCCATCTTCCTCGCTCCGACGGCTCTCCTGCTCCCTGTTTTGTTTACAGCACGAGAGTCACCCCGATGGCTCGTTGCCAAAGGAAGGATGGACGCGGCAGAAGTAGTCATGATGGAGGGGGCCAAGACCAACAACTTCCCGATTGCGGTCACGGCCTGTCTCGTGGGAAAGCTCAGCGAACGAATCCAGAACCGCGCGAGTCAGGAAGGCGCAGACACAGACGACTTGATCGACTGTCACTCCCTCCGACGTCGAGCCTTGGCCATGTTCTCTATCTGCTTCTCTATGTCATTCATCTTTTACGTCAACGCTTTCTCGACGGCGCAATGGCGGGGATTCTGGATCTCGGGCCTCACGATCATCGTCATGCTGTTCACGTACGCGGCGATGCACTTCCTGATGACCGGCGTCGCCCTTATTACAGTACTTAGCAGTTGCTTCGTGCTGATGGGCGTCATCCAATGCGCGATGAGTATCACCGCCGGCGCTGGACTCGTCACCATCACCAAAGCCTTGGTCGTTTTATCCAAGGGCGCGTCAAGTGTGATTTTCGTCCACTGTTTCACGTACGTCGCTGAGCTGTTCCCGACGGCCGTGCGGGGTGGTGCGCTCTGCTGGGCGTTCGCCAGTGGACGTGCCGCGGCCGTGTGCGCGTCAGTGACTTCCGTACTGAAGCCGACCGGACGCGATGACGTCGTCTTTGCCATGGCGGGGCTGCTCCTCTTCACCTGCCTGCTCATCATCCGGGCCCTGCCACGCACGACTGTGGTGGAGGAAGCGAAAATTGTTGCCAGGCACGCTACGGACGCCACTAGAATATCCATGGATCACATGAAGCGGACCTTGGAGCGGCAAGCGCGGCAAAAGACGGTCAAGACAGCAATCTCGGAGAGCTCCAAGTCATCGGGCAAGAAAAGTCGAAAGAGAAGTGGCAACAACAGTCCTGGCAGTTCTAAGACACCTCGATAG